The nucleotide window GGCCGCGTCGGGCGACAGGCCGGGTGGGGATGTCTGTTTCATGGCGGACCTCGTGGTGGTGGGCGGGCTCAACGGGGAGGCGGGGCGGGGGCGACGGGGCCGGGGGCCGGGTCGTCGAGGGCGGCGTCGGCGAAGGCGAGTTCGCACCGGGCGCCGCGCAGGAACCAGTCGGCCGTCTCCGCGGTCTCGGCGGGCGTCGCCGTCGCACCGAACCGGTCGGTCAGCTCCCGTACCGCGCGCACCGCGTACCGCGCGCCGTCACCGGGCAGATAGGCCGCCAGCCACGGCAGGTAGCGGGAGCCCGGACGCTGCCGTGCCCGCAGGTCCTGGCAGACCTCCAGGTGCAAGAGCATGAAGGGCAGCAGCGCGCCGATGCCGGCCGCCCACGACGTGGCTACGGCCGCGGTCACCGTGGCGCACTGGACGCGGGCGGCGTGGTGGGCGCCGGCCCCCGGATCGGGTGGGCGCACCCCGAGCACGGGCGCCAGGCCGGCCAGCGCCGTACGCAGCCTCGGGCCCGAGTCGAGGGTCTCGAAGGCGCAGCGGGAGAGCAGGACGACGTCGGTGTCGTCCGCGGTGCCCGCCGCGCACCGGGCGAAGGCGCGCCCGTAGCAGGGCAGGAGGTGGCCGGTGTCCTGCTCCACGAAGCGCACCAGGGCCTCGCCCGGCAGCGTGCCCTGGCGCAGTCCGGCCCAGAAGGGGTGGTCGAGCACGTCGCGGAGCACCGGGGCGGCCAGCTCGGCGAGGTCGTCGGAGAGCATGGCCGGCTACCAGGCGAGGGGGACGGCGCGCGGGCGGGAGAAGGCCAGCCCGCTGCTCCACTCCAGGTCCCGCTCCGGCACCGCCAGGCGCAGGCCGGGCAGCTCGCGCAGCAGCGCGCCGATCCCCGCCGCCAGTTCCATCCGGCCGAGTTGGGCGCCCAGGCAGTGGTGGATGCCGTGGCCGAAGGACAGGTGCGGGTTGGGCGACCGGTCCAGGAGCAGTTCGCCGGGACTGTCGAAGACCTCGGGGTCCTGGTTGGCGGCGTTGATCAGCGGGAGGACGGCGTCGCCGGCGGCGATGCGGACCCCCTGGATCTCGACGTCCTCCAGGGCGATGCGCAGCGCCCCCAGCCCGCCGCCCGC belongs to Streptomyces sp. NBC_01454 and includes:
- a CDS encoding TenA family protein, coding for MLSDDLAELAAPVLRDVLDHPFWAGLRQGTLPGEALVRFVEQDTGHLLPCYGRAFARCAAGTADDTDVVLLSRCAFETLDSGPRLRTALAGLAPVLGVRPPDPGAGAHHAARVQCATVTAAVATSWAAGIGALLPFMLLHLEVCQDLRARQRPGSRYLPWLAAYLPGDGARYAVRAVRELTDRFGATATPAETAETADWFLRGARCELAFADAALDDPAPGPVAPAPPPR